Proteins encoded in a region of the Halostella limicola genome:
- a CDS encoding alpha-hydroxy-acid oxidizing protein — MPEDYGYNRQVEVYTRRHAAGETPEYPVAYEDLKAAAEAELTDEAYAYVAGGAGGEETKRENRRAIERWRIRPRMLRDLTERSLETEVLGTEFPAPVMLAPVGVQSIVHDEGELATAAAARETGVPFAHSTAASEPMERVADELGGTPGWFQLYWSADEDLTASLLERAEAAGYEAVVVTLDTPLLGWRERDVDLGYLPFMEGEGIANYLEDPVFWEMLDADPEENPDAAVTQFLDLFSDASHTWADLEDLTASTDLPVVVKGVLHPDDAALALEHGADGVVVSNHGGRQVDGSVAAADALPEVVDRVGENVPVLFDSGIRRGGDAVRALALGADAVLLGRPYVYGLALGGQEGVKAVVENFLADLDLTVALAGATDVTEIDRSVLQERPGR; from the coding sequence ATGCCCGAGGACTACGGCTACAACCGGCAGGTCGAGGTGTACACCAGACGGCACGCGGCGGGCGAGACGCCGGAGTACCCGGTCGCGTACGAAGACCTGAAGGCGGCCGCGGAGGCGGAGCTGACCGACGAGGCGTACGCGTACGTCGCCGGCGGCGCGGGCGGCGAGGAGACCAAGCGGGAGAACCGCCGCGCCATCGAGCGGTGGCGGATCCGGCCGCGGATGCTGCGGGACCTGACCGAGCGGTCGCTGGAGACCGAGGTCCTCGGCACCGAGTTCCCCGCGCCGGTGATGCTCGCGCCCGTCGGCGTGCAGTCGATCGTCCACGACGAGGGCGAACTCGCCACGGCGGCGGCCGCCCGCGAGACGGGCGTCCCGTTCGCGCACAGCACGGCCGCCTCCGAGCCGATGGAGCGCGTCGCCGACGAACTCGGCGGGACGCCCGGCTGGTTCCAGCTGTACTGGAGCGCGGACGAGGACCTGACCGCCAGCCTCCTCGAACGGGCCGAGGCCGCGGGCTACGAGGCGGTGGTCGTGACGCTCGACACGCCGCTTCTGGGCTGGCGCGAGCGCGACGTCGACCTGGGCTACCTCCCGTTCATGGAGGGCGAGGGGATCGCGAACTACCTCGAAGACCCCGTCTTCTGGGAGATGCTCGACGCGGACCCCGAGGAGAACCCCGACGCCGCGGTGACGCAGTTCCTCGACCTGTTCTCCGACGCGAGCCACACGTGGGCGGACCTCGAAGACCTCACGGCGTCGACGGACCTGCCGGTGGTCGTGAAGGGCGTCCTCCACCCCGACGACGCCGCCCTCGCGCTGGAGCACGGCGCGGACGGGGTCGTCGTCTCGAACCACGGCGGCCGGCAGGTCGACGGGTCGGTCGCCGCGGCGGACGCCCTCCCGGAGGTAGTCGACAGGGTGGGCGAGAACGTTCCGGTGCTGTTCGACAGCGGGATCCGCCGCGGCGGCGACGCCGTCCGCGCACTGGCGCTGGGCGCCGACGCGGTGCTGCTCGGCCGCCCCTACGTCTACGGTCTCGCCCTCGGCGGGCAAGAGGGGGTGAAGGCAGTCGTCGAGAACTTCCTCGCCGATCTGGACCTGACGGTCGCGCTCGCAGGCGCGACCGACGTGACCGAGATCGACCGGTCCGTACTGCAGGAGCGCCCCGGTCGCTAG
- the pyrF gene encoding orotidine-5'-phosphate decarboxylase — protein MRFFDRLADRIDAVDSVVSVGLDPDPDRIPDHLRDRDLPRWAFNRRIIDATHEHAAAFKPNAAFYEDPDGWAALEETIAYAHGKDVPVLLDAKRADIGNTARQYAKLLNPDADGPTADAITANPYMGRDSLEPFLSKADRGVFVLCRTSNSGGGDLQDLELASGEAVYERVAALADLWNENGNVGLVVGATTTDELESVREQVPDLPFLVPGVGAQGGDAEAAVEYGLADGVGLVNSSRGIIFAGEESEARHASGSRAGNPRDAGEGFDRAAGQAAKRLKKRLNRHR, from the coding sequence ATGCGCTTTTTCGACCGGCTGGCCGACCGCATCGACGCCGTCGACAGCGTCGTGAGCGTCGGCCTCGACCCGGACCCGGACCGCATCCCCGACCACCTGCGGGACCGCGACCTGCCGCGGTGGGCGTTCAACCGCCGGATCATCGACGCCACGCACGAGCACGCCGCCGCCTTCAAGCCCAACGCGGCGTTCTACGAGGACCCCGACGGCTGGGCCGCCCTGGAGGAGACCATCGCGTACGCCCACGGGAAGGACGTCCCGGTCCTGCTCGACGCCAAGCGCGCCGACATCGGCAACACGGCGCGCCAGTACGCGAAGCTACTGAATCCGGACGCCGACGGGCCGACGGCCGACGCCATCACGGCCAACCCGTACATGGGCCGGGACTCGCTGGAGCCGTTCCTCTCGAAGGCCGACCGCGGCGTCTTCGTCCTCTGTCGCACCTCGAACTCGGGCGGCGGGGACCTGCAGGACCTCGAACTCGCCTCGGGCGAGGCCGTCTACGAGCGCGTCGCCGCGCTCGCCGACCTCTGGAACGAGAACGGCAACGTCGGCCTCGTCGTCGGCGCGACGACGACCGACGAACTCGAGAGCGTCCGCGAGCAGGTGCCCGACCTGCCCTTCCTCGTCCCCGGCGTCGGCGCGCAGGGCGGCGACGCGGAGGCCGCCGTCGAGTACGGCCTCGCCGACGGGGTCGGCCTCGTCAACTCCTCGCGGGGGATCATCTTCGCGGGAGAAGAGAGCGAGGCGCGACACGCCTCGGGCAGTCGAGCGGGGAACCCGCGAGACGCGGGCGAGGGGTTCGACCGCGCTGCCGGGCAGGCGGCGAAGCGACTGAAGAAGCGGCTGAACCGGCACCGCTGA
- a CDS encoding HTH domain-containing protein, which translates to MNGTESAELLMREPVYGTHNRQQSVVARLQELDESGHIADFDVEIWGKRLNLETDDWSHQATATAREKYREFTEWADEHGYSLEPAFTKRTMRIEPGAEPKEVVDLPIMCLAVYDDDLRTVLPCADGDEIYTVGDGLDALEDPDATVPGFEKRKIGTL; encoded by the coding sequence ATGAACGGAACTGAGAGCGCCGAGCTACTGATGCGCGAACCGGTGTACGGCACGCACAACAGACAGCAGTCCGTGGTGGCGCGACTGCAGGAACTGGACGAGAGCGGCCACATCGCCGACTTCGACGTGGAGATCTGGGGGAAGCGGCTGAACCTCGAAACGGACGACTGGAGCCATCAGGCGACCGCTACGGCGCGGGAGAAGTACCGGGAGTTCACGGAGTGGGCCGACGAGCACGGCTACAGCCTCGAACCGGCGTTCACCAAGCGGACCATGCGGATCGAGCCCGGCGCGGAGCCGAAGGAGGTCGTCGACCTCCCCATCATGTGTCTCGCCGTGTACGACGACGACCTCCGGACGGTCCTCCCCTGCGCCGACGGGGACGAGATCTACACGGTGGGGGACGGGCTGGACGCGCTCGAAGACCCCGACGCGACGGTCCCGGGATTTGAGAAGCGGAAGATAGGAACCTTGTAG
- a CDS encoding HAD family hydrolase: MGLTAVVFDLDYTLAVPDRDRQTLLNEATASVGAVDIDREAYLGAHRENLTGETREPIFADLLAEREADADPTELAGAYRRAIADAIRPIDGAADLVRELRKRYRVGLLTNGPVRAQRDKLRTLGWEDLFDAVVVTGDLDAGKPDGRAFEAALDALDVEADEAVYVGDEVEADVRGADAAGLRVVQVVSPDGPDPDPTADAHVDRAELVTCLPLVIADLD; this comes from the coding sequence ATGGGACTCACGGCCGTCGTTTTCGATCTCGACTACACGCTGGCGGTGCCCGACCGGGACCGCCAGACGCTGCTGAACGAGGCGACGGCGTCGGTCGGCGCAGTCGACATCGATCGCGAGGCGTACCTCGGCGCGCACAGGGAGAACCTGACGGGCGAGACCCGCGAACCGATCTTCGCGGACCTTCTCGCAGAGCGCGAGGCGGACGCCGACCCGACTGAACTCGCCGGCGCGTACCGGCGCGCGATCGCCGACGCGATCCGGCCGATCGACGGCGCGGCCGATCTCGTTCGGGAGCTACGGAAGCGATACCGCGTGGGGCTGCTGACCAACGGGCCGGTCCGCGCCCAGCGGGACAAGCTCCGCACCCTGGGGTGGGAGGACCTGTTCGACGCCGTGGTCGTCACCGGCGACCTCGACGCGGGCAAGCCCGACGGCCGCGCCTTTGAGGCAGCCCTCGACGCGCTCGACGTCGAGGCTGACGAGGCGGTGTACGTCGGCGACGAGGTGGAGGCCGACGTCCGCGGAGCCGACGCGGCCGGCCTGCGGGTCGTGCAGGTTGTCTCCCCGGATGGGCCCGACCCGGACCCGACCGCGGACGCCCACGTCGACCGCGCCGAACTCGTCACCTGCCTGCCGCTCGTGATCGCGGATCTGGACTAG
- a CDS encoding acetamidase/formamidase family protein, with protein MTRTAVSHEDGVVYEFAPDLDAVYEATPGERLTVETRDSLEGAVQTEDDVVEAVPDEVNAATGPIAVDGAEPGDVLRVEIGDVRVAEDRGRVITIEGFGLLHDREEIETPRTRITPVEDGAVTFDGIEVPIEPVIGTIGVAPAAESYSTLVPHDHGGNLDTTAITDGNVAYFPVFQDGGMLAMGDCKAAMADGEMCGTGAEIATEIDVTVDVIDDPAASIDRPVVETPEVWTVLASAETLEEACETANLDAMALLEAEHGFDPTDAHLFSSLVGGLEISQVVDPLVTVRNAIPKEYLDDPFDR; from the coding sequence ATGACGCGCACGGCAGTTTCGCACGAGGACGGCGTCGTCTACGAGTTCGCGCCCGACCTCGACGCCGTGTACGAGGCCACGCCGGGGGAACGGCTGACCGTCGAGACGAGGGACAGCCTCGAAGGCGCAGTCCAGACTGAGGACGACGTGGTCGAGGCGGTGCCCGACGAGGTCAACGCGGCGACCGGACCGATCGCCGTCGACGGGGCCGAACCGGGCGACGTGCTCCGGGTCGAGATCGGGGACGTCCGCGTCGCCGAGGACCGCGGCCGGGTGATCACCATCGAGGGCTTCGGCCTCCTGCACGACCGCGAGGAGATCGAGACGCCGCGGACCCGCATCACCCCGGTCGAGGACGGCGCGGTGACGTTCGACGGGATCGAGGTGCCGATCGAGCCGGTGATCGGCACCATCGGCGTCGCGCCGGCCGCGGAGTCGTACTCGACGCTCGTCCCGCACGACCACGGCGGGAACCTCGACACCACGGCGATCACGGACGGCAACGTCGCGTACTTCCCGGTGTTTCAGGATGGCGGCATGCTCGCCATGGGCGACTGCAAGGCCGCGATGGCTGACGGCGAGATGTGCGGGACGGGCGCCGAGATCGCCACCGAGATCGACGTGACCGTCGACGTGATAGACGACCCGGCGGCGTCGATCGACCGGCCGGTCGTCGAGACGCCGGAGGTGTGGACGGTGCTCGCCAGCGCCGAGACGCTGGAGGAAGCCTGCGAGACGGCCAACCTGGACGCGATGGCGCTTCTCGAAGCCGAACACGGGTTCGATCCCACCGACGCGCACCTCTTCTCCAGTCTCGTCGGCGGGCTGGAGATCAGCCAAGTGGTCGACCCGCTCGTGACCGTCCGCAACGCGATCCCGAAGGAGTACCTCGACGACCCGTTCGACCGTTAA
- a CDS encoding DUF2240 family protein, which produces MSLRTAVAAPFRQRGTDRIGENEFVVALSLDRDWFSPDQAKRLIDVATGQGLLERDDGDIVATFDADGVDVPEEFVPDESILRERSTFERVLDRVVADGAEKQEAVADINRLQGELGVTVEAAAVVYARRRGLDVDGAAESAREGLGD; this is translated from the coding sequence ATGAGCCTTCGGACGGCAGTCGCCGCGCCCTTCCGCCAGCGGGGAACGGACCGGATCGGCGAGAACGAGTTCGTGGTCGCGCTGTCGCTGGACCGTGACTGGTTCTCCCCCGACCAGGCGAAGCGACTGATCGACGTAGCGACGGGACAGGGGCTGCTCGAACGGGACGACGGGGACATCGTCGCGACGTTCGACGCCGACGGCGTGGACGTCCCCGAGGAGTTCGTCCCCGACGAGTCCATCCTCCGGGAGCGCTCGACGTTCGAGCGAGTGCTCGACCGGGTCGTCGCCGACGGCGCGGAGAAACAGGAGGCCGTCGCGGACATCAACCGCCTCCAGGGCGAACTGGGCGTGACGGTCGAGGCGGCGGCTGTCGTGTACGCCCGCCGCCGCGGCCTCGACGTGGACGGGGCGGCGGAGTCCGCGCGAGAGGGGCTTGGCGATTAA
- a CDS encoding 30S ribosomal protein S8e, giving the protein MTDQGRSTRKRTGGRLRPNSDRKKHQLGRHPTETQVGEPNLKTTKARGNTTKTRALATNVAQVAADGETVEAEIEDVVENPSNPNYVRRNIVTKGAIIETSEGRARVTSRPGQTGQVNAVLVDDE; this is encoded by the coding sequence ATGACAGACCAGGGACGCTCCACTCGCAAGCGTACGGGCGGCCGACTCCGACCCAACTCCGACCGCAAGAAGCACCAGCTCGGTCGCCACCCGACCGAGACCCAGGTCGGCGAACCGAACCTGAAGACGACCAAGGCCCGCGGCAACACGACCAAGACCCGCGCGCTCGCGACGAACGTCGCGCAGGTCGCCGCCGACGGCGAGACCGTCGAGGCCGAGATCGAGGACGTCGTCGAGAACCCGAGCAACCCGAACTACGTGCGCCGGAACATCGTCACGAAGGGCGCCATCATCGAGACCTCCGAGGGGCGCGCCCGCGTCACCTCCCGCCCCGGCCAGACCGGACAGGTCAACGCCGTCCTCGTCGACGACGAGTAA